GACTGGTCAACAAGAGGAAGAATCAACTACAGATGATCAAAATATTCGCTCTGAGCGTCAAAGAATGGAACATCAACTTGCATTAGGTGAACTTGAAGACCATATGATCAATGTTGAAGTCGAAGAACAACAGCAAAATTCGATGTTTGATATGCTGCAAGGTTCTGGCATGGAGCAGATGGGCATGAATATGCAAGATGCGTTAAGCGGATTAATGCCAAAACGAAAAAAACGTCGTAAGCTAACAGTTAAAGAAGCAAGAAAAGTTTTAACTCAAGAAGAAGCACAAAAGTTGATTGATATGGATGAGGTATCACAAGAAGCGGTTATAAAAGCAGAACAATCAGGAATTATCTTTATTGACGAAATCGATAAAGTAGCAGGTAAAGGCCAACAGTCCGCTGATGTTTCGCGAGAAGGTGTGCAAAGGGATATACTACCGATTGTTGAAGGTTCTACAGTAAATACGAAGTACGGACCAATCAAGACTGACCACATATTGTTTATTGCAGCGGGTGCTTTTCATATGGCAAAACCTTCTGATTTAATACCAGAGTTGCAAGGTCGTTTTCCGATCAGGGTTGAGCTTGAAAAACTAACTGTTGAGGATTTCATGCGTATATTAATAGAGCCAGATCATGCAATTATAAAACAATATCAAAGTTTATTAGGTACTGAAGGAATAAATGTTGAATTTTCTGACGATGCTATTCATAAGATTGCGATGATCGCACATGAAGTGAATCAAGAAACAGAAAATATTGGTGCAAGACGGCTACATACAATATTAGAACGCCTTTTAGAAGAGCTTTCATTTGAAGCACCTGATGTAACTATGGATAAAATTACGATTACACCACAATATGTAGAAGAGAAATTAGGGAATATTGCGAAAAATAGAGATTTAAGTCAATATATTCTTTAGTGAATGTACTAGTAGCAATCAAACAATATATAAGGAAGCAATTAGGAGGAACACATCAATGAAATTGTTAGAGAAAACAAGAAGAATTAACGCAATGATTCAAAAGACATCGGGTAAATCTGTTAATTTTAAGGAAATGGCAGAAACGCTAAGTAATGTAATGGGAGCAAATGTGTTTGTAGTAAGTCGTCGTGGTAAACTATTAGGTTTTGCTGTCAATCAAGAGATTGAAAATGAGCGAATGAAGAAAATGCTAACGGACCGTCAATTCCCAGAAACATATACGAACAGCCTATTTAATGTAACTGAAACATCTTCAAACTTAGATATTGAAAGTGAGTATACTGCTTTCCCTGTTGAAGAAAAAGGATTATTCAGCAATGGTTTAACAACTATTGTGCCTATTAATGGGGGAGGACAACGTCTTGGTACGTTAATTCTTGCGCGTGTTGATCAAGCCTTTTCAGATGATGATTTAGTGTTAGCTGAATATGGCTCAACAGTAGTAGGTATGGAAATTCTCCATGAAAAAACAGAAGAAATTGAATATGAGGCTCGTAGTAAAGCAGTTGTACAAATGGCAATTAGTTCTCTATCATATAGTGAACTTGAAGCAATCGAACATATTTTTGAGGAACTCAATGGTAACGAAGGTCTTCTCGTAGCAAGTAAGATTGCTGATCGTGTTGGTATTACTCGTTCGGTAATTGTTAATGCGTTACGTAAGCTGGAAAGTGCTGGAGTTATAGAATCACGTTCCCTTGGTATGAAAGGTACGTACATTAAAGTATTGAATGATAAGTTCCTAAATGAATTAGAAAAACTAAAAACAAACTAAGAAAACTAATAAAACATCCGACTTTTGTCGGGTGTTTTTTCATTAGAGAAACTTTTATATTCACTCGGATGTATACTGTTTTTTAAAATCATATTTATTGATTATGTATGATAGAGTAAGGGTTTATGGCATGGTGTTTATTCAATGATGATAGTGTAAACTAACAATCATCTAGGTATTTGTAGTAATATCGAAATGGGAAAAAAGCTTAGAGATTATGTCGAAACATCATTTGTTGATTTTCAAAATAATGAAACATAAGTTTTAAAAGGAAACATTACCTAAATGTATATATAATACCTTAATTAGGAAGTAGTGCTTTACGACGATTTATAGATTTGATAAGAGGATTGTATAGACATGCAATATGCTATAACTTAAAATGAAAACAGAGATTAAAGTATAAAAATAGATAATTCGCTCAGATATTGTCGAGTAAGGGGGTTGAAGATGAATTTATTTTCAAACAACGTAATAAGTAAGTTGGAAACGTCACTTTCTTATTCTGCGGCTAAGCAACGTGTGATTTCCAACAATATCTCAAATGTCGATACACCAAACTATAAAGCGAAAAGTGTCTCTTTTAAAGATGAATTTCATAGGCAGCTTCAAGCAAAACGTACGGATGTACGACATAATGAATTTATATCAAATTCGAACCAATCATATGCAATTCGTTCGATGAACAATACTTCATATAATCACAATGGGAATAATGTCGATATTGATAAAGAAATGGCTGAAATGGCAAAAAATCAAATTTACTATGATGCTCTTGTTGAACGATTGAATGGCAAGTTCAGAGGATTGCAGCAAGCAATCAAAGGAGGACAATAACAATGACAGTATTTCATAGCTTGAACACCTCTGCTTCAGCATTAACAGCTCAGCGCTTTCGTATGGATGTTATTTCTTCTAACTTAGCGAATGCCGATACGACGCGAGCCAATTTTGAAAATGGTGAGTGGCAGCCCTATCGACGAAAAATGGTAGAGTTTAAACCGAATGAAGGGAAGTTTTCAAACTATTTATCTGTAGCAGTTGGAAATTCTAAGTCACAAGGACAAGGTGTTAAGGTAAGTGCTGTAACAGAAGATGAGGCAGCATTTAAACTCGTATACAACCCTAGTCATCCTGACGCAAATGATGAAGGTTATGTTCAGTATCCCAATGTTGATCCTTTACAAGAAATGATTGATTTAATGAGTGCAACACGTTCTTATGAAGCGAACGTAACTGCTTTAAATGCATCAAAAAATATGTTGATGAAAGCATTAGAAATTGGGAAGTAAAGAAGTAAGGAGAATAGATGATGAAAACGACAAACTTTCAGCCTGTAACTCATATTCTTAAACCACAGCAAAATCAAATGAAAAAGATTACACCTGCTGAAGCACAATCACAGTTTTCTACGGCTTTCAAACAAGCACTTGATAACGTGAATGAAACACAAATAAAGTCGGATGAAATGACAACCAAGTTCATAAAAGGTGAAATAACAGATCTACATACTGTAATGATTGCATCTCAAAAAGCTAGTGTTACTAGAACACTAACGGTTGAAGTTCGTGATAAAGTAATTGAAGCATACCGTGAAATAATGCGCATGCAAGTATAATAGCTTTTATAACATGATTATACATAGAAATAGAACAAGCGTTAGTCGGGGGAAATTATGAATGAAAAGTTACTTCAAATAAAAAATAGAATACTAGATTTTTGGAATGGTAGAACTAACATTCAAAAGGTATTAATGATCGGTTCATTTGTATTTGTAATAGCACTTATTATTATAGTAACAACATACGCATCTAGACCGAATCTTGTTCCTTTGTATACTAACTTAACAGCTCAAGAAACTGGGCAAATCAAGGAACAATTGGATACAAAGGGAATTAAATCTGAAATTCGTGATAATGGTACAACAATTTACGTTCCAGAGTCTCAAGCAGACGTTTTAATGGTTGAATTGGCAGCAGAAGGTATACCAAACAGCGGGAACATAGATTATTCCTTTTTTGGACAAAATGCAGGCTTTGGTATGACAGATAATGAATTCAGAGTTATGGAGACTGCTGCAATCCAAACTGAATTAGCAAAATTAATTAGTGGGATTGATGGGATTGAAAATGCAAATGTAATGATTAGCCAACCGGAAGAAAATGTATTCTTAAGTTCAGATGAACAAACAGCAACTGCTTCTGTAGTTATTAAACAAGAACAAGGCTATCGATTTACATCAGAACAAATTCAGTCCTTATATCATCTCGTTTCGAAAAGTGTTCCTAATCTACCTACTGAAAATATCGTCATTATGAACCAGATGTTTGAGTATTTTGAGCCAGAAAATTCAAATAATACTCCATCGGTAGGAGAAACTTATGTTCAACAACAAAGTATTAAAGAAGATATCGAGAAAGACCTTCAAAGAGAAGTACAGAAAATGCTTGGAACAATCATGGGTTATGATAAAGTTGTAGTTTCTGTTACGACTGATGTTGATTTCACGAAAGAAAATCGTGAAGAAAACATCGTTCAACCTGTAAGTGAGGATCTTGAATCCATTGCTGTTAGTGTTGAGAAGATTGAAGAAACGTATACTGGCAATGGAGCGGTAGTAGGTGGAGAGGTTGGAACTGGTCAAGGAGATATTCCTAATGTCGCTGAGATAGATGATGAAGATAATGGGAATTATGAGAGAACTGAAGAACGGATTAATAGTGATTTTAACCGTATAAGAAAAGAAATCTCTGAAAGTCCTTACAAAATTCGAGATCTTGGCATTCAAGTGATGGTTGAGCCACCTAATCCAGATGATGACACGTCTTTACCACAAGAACGTATTGATGATATTCAACAATTATTAACAACTATGGTAAGGACAACGGTTGATGATGATTTTGTTGCTCAAATGTCAGATGAAGAACTTGATAGTAAAGTATTTGTTTCTGTTCAAAAATTTAATGGTAAGGTTGAATTTCAACCTGAAGGGGTAGCAATCCCAACATGGGTATATATTGCTGCGGGTATACTGTTCACGTTACTTGTAATTGCAATCGTACTCATTATGCGCCGTAGAAGATTAAATCAAAGTGAAGTTGAAGAAGAACTACCTGTATTCGAAGAGCTTCCAGATTTAAGTCAGGAGCCTGAGACTGAAGGTATGGCAAGACGTAAACAATTAGAAAAATTAGCGAAAGAAAAGCCAGATGAATTTGCCAAGTTATTACGTTCATGGTTAGCAGATGATTAGGGGGAATGAGAAATGGCGAAAAGTCCTGGGGATTTAACAGGCCGACAAAAGGCAGCCATTTTACTTATCTCACTTGGACCGGATGTATCGGCTCAAGTATATAAGCATTTAAGTGAAGAAGAGATTGAGAAACTTACCCTCGAAATTTCGAGTGTTAAAAAGGTAGACAATGGTCAAAAGGAACAAATTCTTGACCAGTTTCATCAAATTGCCTTAGCTCAAGATTATATCTCTCAAGGCGGGATTGGTTATGCAAAAACAGTCCTTGAAAAAGCATTAGGAGCAGAAGAAGCAGCAAACATAATAAATCGATTAACAGCTTCATTACAAGTTCGTCCATTTGATTTTGCGAGGAAAGCTGATCCAGCTCAAATCTTAAATTTTATTCAGAACGAGCATCCGCAAACAATCGCATTAGTGTTGTCATATCTTGCTCCTGAACAAGCAGGCCAAATCTTGTCTGAACTTCCACAAGAAGTGCAAGCAGAAGTAGCAAAGAGAATTGCTGTGATGGAGAGTACATCACCTGAAATTATAAATGAGGTTGAGCAAATTTTAGAGCGAAAGCTTTCAGCGACTGTTACACAAGATTATACTCAAACGGGTGGAATCGAAGCTGTTGTGGAAGTATTGAACGGTGTTGATCGAAGCACTGAAAGAACGATTCTTGACGCACTTGAAATTCAAGACCCTGAGCTTGCGGAAGAAATTAAGAAGCGTATGTTCGTATTCGAGGATATTGTTACGCTCGACAACCGTGCAATTCAGCGTATTGTACGTGATTGTGAGAACGAAGATTTAATGCTTGCGCTTAAGGTGTCTAGTGAAGAAGTGAAAGATGTTCTGTTTAAAAATATGTCTAAGCGTATGGCTGAAACCTTTAAAGATGAAATGGAATTTATGGGTCCTGTCCGACTTAAGGATGTAGAAGAAGCACAAACACGTATTGTAGCAACGATACGCCGCTTAGAAGAAGCTGGTGAAATTGTTATAGCTCGTGGTGGTGGTGATGACATCATTGTCTAAATTAACCGAATCAAAAAAAGTGAAAACAGTACCAATTATATCAGAGAAGAAGAGGCTAATTGAACTACGTCCTTTTTCTACAGAGCTAAATGAAGTAAACGAACAAGATGAATCAGTCGACAAAATTGATTCTCAAATTCTATTAGAAAAAGAACAAGAAGCTAAACAACTTGTTGAAGAAGCTCAACATGAAGCAGAACGAATACATAGAGAGGCTGAACAATATTCAGAACAAATTCTTCAACAAGTGGAGCAAGAGCGATTGAATTGGGAAAATGAAAGGCAGCAATTCATTGAACAAGCCAGGGATGAAGGCTATACTGCTGGTTTTGAACAAGGGAGCGATGAAGCTCACCAGCAGTATACAGACATAATTGATGAGGCGAAGCGAATTGTCGAAACATCTAAAGAAGATTACGCAAAACATCTTGTTGAATCTGAGAGCACGATCTTATTACTTGCGATGAAGGTTGCTGAAAAAATCTTAGATATAAAGCTTACTGAACAACCAGAAGTATTTCTTAACTTAGTAAGACGTGTTATTAAAGAAGTGAAAGAACATCAAAATATTCAAATACACGTGCATCCATCTAACTTTGAATTTGTTGTGTCTCAAAAAGAAGAATTACTAGCACTATTTACTCATCCAACAGCAGAGTTGTACATTTTTCCAGATGATGATTTACAAGAATACCAATGTAAGATTGAATCATCATTCGGTCGAATCGATGCAAGTGTGGATAGTCAGTTAAATGAAATTAAAATAAAGCTACTTCAAATATTAGAAGAGGAGAATGGGAATGAAGGCAACTGAATTAATTCCCAAATTAGAACTGATTGATCCATATAAACGGTTTGGAAAAGTAATACGTGTAGTTGGTTTAATGATTGAATCAAAGGGACCTGAAGCATCAGTTGGTGATCTTTGCTACATTCATGTTGGTGGTTTGCAGAAGCGAAAGGTGAAAGCAGAAGTAGTTGGATTTCGAGATGAAAATGTGATATTAATGCCATTCACGAGTGTACAAGAAATATCACCGGGCAGTTTAGTTGAAGCAACTGATGAACCTTTACAAGTAAAAGTAGGTGCGGATCTAATAGGTAATGTAATAGATTCACTTGGCAATCCATTAGATGAATCTACATTACCAAAAGGTTTAACTGCCGTTCCAACAGAACAATCTCCACCGAATCCAATGAAACGACCACCAATTAGTGAAGAAATTGAAGTTGGAGTGCGTGTGATAGATAGCATGTTAACAGTAGGAAAAGGCCAACGAGTTGGTATATTTGCCGGTAGTGGTGTTGGAAAAAGTACTTTATTAGGTATGATAGCACGAAATACTGAAGCAGATATTAATGTGATTGCGTTAATCGGAGAGCGTGGTAGAGAAGTTCGTGAGTTTATCGAAAGAGATTTGGGTCCAGAAGGGCTTAAAAAATCAATCGTTGTAGTCGCCACTTCTGATCAACCTGCTTTAATGAGAATAAAAGGGGCATACACTGCAACAGCCATTGCTGAGTATTTCCGTGATAAAGGCCATAATGTTATGTTTATGATGGATTCAGTAACACGAGTTGCAATGGCGCAACGTGAAGTAGGTCTAGCTGTAGGAGAGCCTCCAACAACAAAAGGATATACACCATCTGTTTTTTCTATTTTACCACGGTTATTAGAGAGAACGGGTACAAATCAATTAGGTACGATAACAGCCTTTTATACGGTGTTAGTAGATGGTGATGATTTAAATGAACCAATTTCAGATACTGTGCGAGGAATTTTAGATGGACACTTTGTGTTAGATAGAAATCTTGCGAATAAGGGACAGTTTCCAGCTATTAATGTTCTTAAAAGTGTAAGTCGTGTTATGAATAATATTGTGAATGAAGATCATAGACGATCAGCAGAGCA
This sequence is a window from Bacillus solimangrovi. Protein-coding genes within it:
- the hslU gene encoding HslU--HslV peptidase ATPase subunit; its protein translation is MKQSLTPRQIVGKLDQFIIGQKQAKRAVAVALRNRYRRSLLPEELRDEVVPKNIIMIGPTGVGKTEIARRLAKLTGSPFVKVEATKFTEVGYVGRDVESMVRDLVETSVRIVKEGKMNQVKEKAEKNANKRIVELLVPQKKKQAKYNNPLEMLFGNQTGQQEEESTTDDQNIRSERQRMEHQLALGELEDHMINVEVEEQQQNSMFDMLQGSGMEQMGMNMQDALSGLMPKRKKRRKLTVKEARKVLTQEEAQKLIDMDEVSQEAVIKAEQSGIIFIDEIDKVAGKGQQSADVSREGVQRDILPIVEGSTVNTKYGPIKTDHILFIAAGAFHMAKPSDLIPELQGRFPIRVELEKLTVEDFMRILIEPDHAIIKQYQSLLGTEGINVEFSDDAIHKIAMIAHEVNQETENIGARRLHTILERLLEELSFEAPDVTMDKITITPQYVEEKLGNIAKNRDLSQYIL
- the codY gene encoding GTP-sensing pleiotropic transcriptional regulator CodY yields the protein MKLLEKTRRINAMIQKTSGKSVNFKEMAETLSNVMGANVFVVSRRGKLLGFAVNQEIENERMKKMLTDRQFPETYTNSLFNVTETSSNLDIESEYTAFPVEEKGLFSNGLTTIVPINGGGQRLGTLILARVDQAFSDDDLVLAEYGSTVVGMEILHEKTEEIEYEARSKAVVQMAISSLSYSELEAIEHIFEELNGNEGLLVASKIADRVGITRSVIVNALRKLESAGVIESRSLGMKGTYIKVLNDKFLNELEKLKTN
- the flgB gene encoding flagellar basal body rod protein FlgB — translated: MNLFSNNVISKLETSLSYSAAKQRVISNNISNVDTPNYKAKSVSFKDEFHRQLQAKRTDVRHNEFISNSNQSYAIRSMNNTSYNHNGNNVDIDKEMAEMAKNQIYYDALVERLNGKFRGLQQAIKGGQ
- the flgC gene encoding flagellar basal body rod protein FlgC, which gives rise to MTVFHSLNTSASALTAQRFRMDVISSNLANADTTRANFENGEWQPYRRKMVEFKPNEGKFSNYLSVAVGNSKSQGQGVKVSAVTEDEAAFKLVYNPSHPDANDEGYVQYPNVDPLQEMIDLMSATRSYEANVTALNASKNMLMKALEIGK
- the fliE gene encoding flagellar hook-basal body complex protein FliE, which codes for MKTTNFQPVTHILKPQQNQMKKITPAEAQSQFSTAFKQALDNVNETQIKSDEMTTKFIKGEITDLHTVMIASQKASVTRTLTVEVRDKVIEAYREIMRMQV
- the fliF gene encoding flagellar basal-body MS-ring/collar protein FliF; translation: MNEKLLQIKNRILDFWNGRTNIQKVLMIGSFVFVIALIIIVTTYASRPNLVPLYTNLTAQETGQIKEQLDTKGIKSEIRDNGTTIYVPESQADVLMVELAAEGIPNSGNIDYSFFGQNAGFGMTDNEFRVMETAAIQTELAKLISGIDGIENANVMISQPEENVFLSSDEQTATASVVIKQEQGYRFTSEQIQSLYHLVSKSVPNLPTENIVIMNQMFEYFEPENSNNTPSVGETYVQQQSIKEDIEKDLQREVQKMLGTIMGYDKVVVSVTTDVDFTKENREENIVQPVSEDLESIAVSVEKIEETYTGNGAVVGGEVGTGQGDIPNVAEIDDEDNGNYERTEERINSDFNRIRKEISESPYKIRDLGIQVMVEPPNPDDDTSLPQERIDDIQQLLTTMVRTTVDDDFVAQMSDEELDSKVFVSVQKFNGKVEFQPEGVAIPTWVYIAAGILFTLLVIAIVLIMRRRRLNQSEVEEELPVFEELPDLSQEPETEGMARRKQLEKLAKEKPDEFAKLLRSWLADD
- the fliG gene encoding flagellar motor switch protein FliG — encoded protein: MAKSPGDLTGRQKAAILLISLGPDVSAQVYKHLSEEEIEKLTLEISSVKKVDNGQKEQILDQFHQIALAQDYISQGGIGYAKTVLEKALGAEEAANIINRLTASLQVRPFDFARKADPAQILNFIQNEHPQTIALVLSYLAPEQAGQILSELPQEVQAEVAKRIAVMESTSPEIINEVEQILERKLSATVTQDYTQTGGIEAVVEVLNGVDRSTERTILDALEIQDPELAEEIKKRMFVFEDIVTLDNRAIQRIVRDCENEDLMLALKVSSEEVKDVLFKNMSKRMAETFKDEMEFMGPVRLKDVEEAQTRIVATIRRLEEAGEIVIARGGGDDIIV
- the fliH gene encoding flagellar assembly protein FliH, with product MTSLSKLTESKKVKTVPIISEKKRLIELRPFSTELNEVNEQDESVDKIDSQILLEKEQEAKQLVEEAQHEAERIHREAEQYSEQILQQVEQERLNWENERQQFIEQARDEGYTAGFEQGSDEAHQQYTDIIDEAKRIVETSKEDYAKHLVESESTILLLAMKVAEKILDIKLTEQPEVFLNLVRRVIKEVKEHQNIQIHVHPSNFEFVVSQKEELLALFTHPTAELYIFPDDDLQEYQCKIESSFGRIDASVDSQLNEIKIKLLQILEEENGNEGN
- the fliI gene encoding flagellar protein export ATPase FliI; the encoded protein is MKATELIPKLELIDPYKRFGKVIRVVGLMIESKGPEASVGDLCYIHVGGLQKRKVKAEVVGFRDENVILMPFTSVQEISPGSLVEATDEPLQVKVGADLIGNVIDSLGNPLDESTLPKGLTAVPTEQSPPNPMKRPPISEEIEVGVRVIDSMLTVGKGQRVGIFAGSGVGKSTLLGMIARNTEADINVIALIGERGREVREFIERDLGPEGLKKSIVVVATSDQPALMRIKGAYTATAIAEYFRDKGHNVMFMMDSVTRVAMAQREVGLAVGEPPTTKGYTPSVFSILPRLLERTGTNQLGTITAFYTVLVDGDDLNEPISDTVRGILDGHFVLDRNLANKGQFPAINVLKSVSRVMNNIVNEDHRRSAEQLRNLLAKYVESEDLINIGAYKRGSSKEIDEAISYHPQIISFLKQQVHENVSKSEAVESLIQLMKKG